The nucleotide sequence GAAGCTGGCGTCATTCAGACTCATCTTCTGAAGTTCTTCGCGCAGACGCTCGAAGTCGGTCGCGTCGATGGGATACATCCCGCAGAACACCATCTGCTGCGGCACTTCGTAACCCGGCAGAGCGGTCGGCGTACGATGATGGAAGTCCGTAACGGTATCTCCCACATGCACGTTGCCGAGCACCTTGATTCCGGAGACAATGTAACCGACCTGACCGGGCCCCAGATCATCGCAGGGAACCATATCAGGACGGAACTGACCCAGTTCGAGGACCTCATGAGACGTTCCCGCCTTCATGAAATAAACCTTCTGGCCTTTACGAATGGTTCCTTCTTTGACTCGGACGTACGTCACCACCCCGCGGTAATGGTCATACTTACTGTCGAAGACCAGTGCCTTAAGGGGTGCGGCCGGATCCCCCTTCGGTGCGGGCATGCGTTCGACAATCGCTTTGAAAACGCTTTCGATCCCCAGCCCGGATTTTCCACTGACGCGCAGGCACCCTTCCGTGTCCAGTCCCACCACCGTTTCAATTTCTTCCAGGACCTCGTCCACGCGGGTCACCGGCAGGTCGATCTTATTCAGGACGGGAATGATTTCGAGATCCATGTTGATCGCCGCGTAGGCGTTCGCGACGGTCTGAGCCTGTACCCCTTGAAAGGCATCAACCAGAAGTAACGCCCCTTCACAAGCGGCTAAGCTGCGTGAGACTTCATAATGGAAGTCGACGTGCCCCGGAGTATCGATCAGGTTCAGCTCGTACTCCTGACCGTCCACCGTGTAGTTGATGGCAACGGCACGCGCTTTGACCGTGATCCCTCGTTCGCGTTCCACCTTCAGGTCGTCGAGAATCTGTTCGCGGAATTGCCGCTGCGTGATGGCTCCACTTTTCAGCAACAACTGGTCAGCCAGAGTGCTCTTGCCGTGATCGATATGAGCGACAATCGAAAAATTGCGAATAAACCGCTGGTCAAACATGGGTTAATCAAAACAACAAGGTGTGAAGGATCCGGCAGAGCCCGCCCAACATGGCGACCCTGAGTCGTTTCGGCCACGTTGCCGAGTTCGCAATTCTATAGGGAAACGACCTTGGCAGGAATAGAGGCCAATTCCCGCGCAAGTCGCCTCTCCGCCCCCTCCCTTCCAGCCACATCCGCACGCATAACCCAACTCCAAAACCAGTCTCAACCCAATTATTTAAAAGAACTTACAACGATCACCACGAAAGACAGCAATTAAAACTTTCCGACGAGGACACCGGACTCACCTGCGGGACTTCACTCTCCCTGGAGGGCCAGTCCGGTGAGATCAACCCGTGGTTTGTTCTGAAATCCGAATCCTGTCGATTTCGCGATTCGGTTTTCGACTGTAGTGTGAAGACACGTTCGGGCTTTCGACCATGTCGCTCATTTCGTTACATGTTGGAGAGAAGAATGCCTCAGACGATGGTGACACCTTATCTGTTTTTCGCCGGCCGCTGCGAAGAGGCTCTTGAATTCTATCGCGAAGCGGTGGGTGCCAAGGTCGGCATGGTGTTGCGGTTTAGTGATAGTCCGGAACCCCCTCCGCCGGGCGTGCTCCAACCCGGGTTTGAATCGAAGGTCATGCATTGTTCCTTCTCGATTGGCGAAACCTGTTTAATGGCTTCTGACGGATGCGATGACCAGACGAAGTTCACCGGTTTCTCCCTTTCCTTGTCCGTCCCGACCGAGGCCGAAGCCGACCGTGCCTTCGCAGCGCTCGCGGAAGGAGGAACCGTGCAGATGCCCTTGAGTCAAACATTCTGGTCCCCCCGCTACGGAATGCTGACAGACCGCTACGGCGTGAGCTGGATGGTCATGGTTCCCGGCGAATGCTGAAGCATTTCGGCCTGGATTACACGTCCCCTTGCTCGGAACAATTCTGATCGACAACCGCGTCTGCAAAGCAGCGACAGGAGCATTCACGCATGGCGAAATCGATAGCGACGTTCCTGATGTTCGAAGGTAAAGCCGAAGAGGCGATGAACTTTTATGTCTCATTGTTCGAGGGGTCCGAAGTCCAGGCAATCGAACGCTATGGCAAAGAAGGCCCCGGAGCAGAGAGAAGTGTCAAAAAAGCAGACTTTCTGCTCGGTGGCCATCCCATGATGTGCATCGATTCCCCGATCCCGCATGCTTTCAAATTCACACCGTCCACATCGCTGTTCGTCGAATGCGCCGATGAGGCTGAGTTCGACAACACGTTTGCGAAATTGTCAGAGGCCGGGCAGATTCTCATGCCACCGGGGAACTACGGCTTCAGTCAGAAGTTCACCTGGCTGAACGACCGTTTTGGTGTGTCATGGCAGTTGACCCTGCAATAGCCAAAGGCCACTCCCCTCCCCGGCCGGCCAGGAGACAGCGCGATGGCGGGATGTATCGACTTCGATGTGGCAGCAGCACACAGATATTTCGCGGCACACTGCTTCAATCAGGCGTGGGATCTGATCGAAAAGAAAGAGCGCACGCCCGCGGAAGATCAACTGATGGTAGCCTTGAATCAGGCGTCAATCTACCACTGGCAGCAACGAGCTGACTGTACGAGTCAGAACATTTCCATCGGCTATTGGCAGGCATCGCGAATCCAGGTCGTTCTGGGGAATGCTGCGGAGGCCATTCGTCATGCCCGGATCTGCCTCTCGTACAGTTCCAGTTTAGCCCCGTTCTATCTCGGCTACGCTCACGAGGCTCTGGCAAGGAGCTATCGACTGGCCGGCGAGCTCGATAACGCTCTGCAGCACCTCGCTCTGGCGATCGCGATGGCTGAGCAGGTGACCGAACGCCACGATCGTGAGCTGCTCGTCGCCGACCTGGCAACCATTCAAACGATGGCGTAATCCATCTACCGAAAGACGAGACCCGACCCGCACTTCACCGGATCCGTACATGAACTCAAAGTTAGAACCCAGCCTGACCACGATGGACAGACTGGGCTCTCTGAATCTCTCATCACATGAGTCCCTGAGGACCGCTCCGCTTACACAATTTCCAGGCGGGCGATCTTCTTTTTTCCCGCCTTAACCAGCATTCCGGTTTTGAGTTCAATCGCCGCCTTTGCATCACTGACGATCGTCGGCTGATCGGCTTCATAAATCGTGACCCCCCCTTGGGCGATCAATCGCATCGCATCACTCGTCGAAGCCACCAGCCCAGCCGCTTTCAGCAACTGCGGAGCGACCAGTTTCCCATTCGCCAGATCGGCCTGACACTGCGGAAGCTGAGCGGCAAGAGCCGCCAGATCCAGCTTCACGACTGGGATGTCGGTCGGCAGTTCGCCACCGCCCACTTCACGCTGCCATCGTTCGGCGGCTTCGTTGGCAAGTTCCTGCGAGTAGTAACCCGCGATCACCGTTTTAGCCAGGCGGACTTTCGCCTCCTTCGGATGCCCCGCCAGAATTGCGTTCACTTCTTCCAGCGAGATGCTAGTCAGCAGGTTGTAGTAAATCTGCATGGTCGCATCAGGAATCTGCATGAACTTCTTCATCATGTCGAACGGCGATTCCGAGATGCCGATGTAGTTGCCGAGACTCTTCCCCATCTTCTGTTCGCCATCGATCCCCACCAGAATGGGGGACATAATGCCGATCTGCTGAGGCATGTTCTGATCTCGCTGGAGATCTCGTGCGAGCATAAAGCTGTAAAGCTGTTCGGTGCCCCCCAGTTCCACATCCGCTCGAATCACCACCGAATCCCACGCCTGCATCATGGGGTAAAGGCATTCATGCAGATAGATCGGCGACTGATTGGCGTATCGCTTGGCGAAGTCTTCGCGCGTCAGCAATTGAGCGACCGTGATCTTGCCACACAACTGAAGGATGTCCGCGAAGCTCATCTTCGCAAACCAGTCGCCGTTGCGATGGACTTCTGCCCTGGAAATATCGACCACCTTGCCGACCTGGGTCAGGTAGTCGCGGGCATTCGCTTCGACGTCCGCTTCGCTCAATTTCTTTGCACGGGCCTGATCACGACCACTGGGGTCCCCGACCATCGCCGTGTAGTTGCCGATGATGATGACCGCCTGATGCCCCAGTTCCTGAAACTGTCGCAGCTTGCGCAGAGGAACCGTGTGCCCCAGATGCACGTCGATCCCTGTCGGATCGATCCCGTACTTGATTCGCAGCGGTTGCCCCGTTTCGCGGCTTTTCGTCAGCTTCGCGGCGAGTTCCTCTTCGGGAACAATCTTGTCGACACCGCGGCGAAGGATGGCAAGTTGCTCTTCAACGGGAGGGAAATTCATTGTCAATTCCTGGATAAAATCAGGACACGGATTCGCCATGTCCTTTGGATTCACAGACGGTTCCGCTCCATTTCAACCCTTCGCAACCGCGAAGCAGGCCCGGGCAGACAGCGCGTCCGTGACGGTGATTATGATTGAGCGTCAGGGGACAGCAATTGCAAAGTCAGATTCGTGGCATTGAATAGCGCATGGATCACGACGACTGAAATGTAACTGTGTCGGCGGTGAAAAACGTAACCGAGAATGAACGCCAATGGCAATAGCGCCAACCCGTCACGCCATCCATGAACCAGACAGAACACGATCGCCACGACCGGAATTGCGATCACCGCCGGTAAAAACGACGTGAGCCACCCCTGCAGGATCACCCGGTAAAGAAGTTCTTCCAGCAGAGGTGCCGCCACAACAGCAGAAACCACAATCGCCAGAACGGTCCCCAGACCGGGAGATGTCTTGAGCAGCTTTAAGAGCGAGTGTTGATTCTCTACCCCCCGGAAAGGGAGGGTGGCCGCCATCGACACAGCCATCGGAACCACCGCGGCGAGATACCCCTTGATCCCGACCCGTACCTGATCCGTCAGACGCTCTGTTGTCAGCCCCAGTTCCCTCCCCGACGGACCTGACCGCACCAGCACCGACGGCAGGACGACCACAATCGCCACCGCGATCCCCGCAAAGGTCAGGATCGAATCGAGAGTCGGGGACGAGGCCTCGGTTGCCGCCCCCCCCGAAATGCGAGGAAGCAGGCTCATGCAAGTAAACAGCAAAGCGAGGTAGACAGCTCCGAGGCTGGCGGGACTGTACCAGCGGGCCCGGGAACCCGGCTCAGGCTCCAGCAGCGGCTGGTGACTCCACCAGCGCTGAAGCAGGCCGTACCAGACCATGACGCTGCCCGCGGCGAGAAGCGCAAGTAACGCTCCCATCGCAGCGGCGCGAAACGGGACCTCGGCGATCATCGGCAGCAATGTCATCAGGCTCGCAACGGCTCGTGCGTTGTCACGAATAAAAGTTCGCAGCCACGGTTTCGATGCCACGGTTTCGATGCCACTGTATGGCCGTCCGCGGTCATGCAGTGCTCGGCCCTGCATTCAAAAGCAAGCCTCCGCAGCATCTTCCAGGAATACGACGCAGTAACATCCGACCCCAGGATCGAATCGTGGCCATCTACTAGTACAGGGCGGTTGCAAGTTTGCGTCGGAATTCGCCCGTCAGCTCGGAAGCCGGCCCCAGCATGTCAAAGATCTTGACCATGGTGGTCTTGGCTTCGGCTCGTGCGTCACCGAAATCATTCTGGACGATGCCGAGACAAAGCTCCAGTGCTTTGCGATGCTGTTGCGACGCCGCATAGGCTTCTGCCAGATGAATCTGGAGCGTCAGATTCGTGGGGTCAGCCTCCGCTGCTTTCCGGGCTGCGTCGACGCCACCACTTTCCGCAGCAGTACGTCGCACGTCGAGTTCCGACTTCACCCGCTCGGCCTCGGGTTCGAGGAAGCCCCGCTTTTCCAGCTCCTCAATGATCGTCGCACACTCATCAAGTCGCCCTTGCGACAGGACCACGCGAGCCAGCATGATCTTCAGCGAGTCTTCATCGGGTGACAACATGAGCGCTTCACGGAATTTGCTTTCGGCCCCTTTCGGGTCGGATTCGATCAAGGCCATCGCCTCTTGCGCAAGTTGCTGCGTGGGCGAAGGAAGCAATCGGCTGACCCACTCACGCACCTGCTCGGCCGTCAGCGCTCCGGCAAACTGATCGACGGGTTGCCCCTGAATCATCGCGAAGACGGTCGGTAACGACTCGATGCGGAATGCCTGCGCGATCTCGGGCTGTTCGTCCGTATTCACTTTGGCGAGGATGAACTTCCCCCCCATCTCGTCCGCCAGACCTTCCAGAATCGGTGCCAG is from Schlesneria sp. DSM 10557 and encodes:
- the lepA gene encoding translation elongation factor 4, whose amino-acid sequence is MFDQRFIRNFSIVAHIDHGKSTLADQLLLKSGAITQRQFREQILDDLKVERERGITVKARAVAINYTVDGQEYELNLIDTPGHVDFHYEVSRSLAACEGALLLVDAFQGVQAQTVANAYAAINMDLEIIPVLNKIDLPVTRVDEVLEEIETVVGLDTEGCLRVSGKSGLGIESVFKAIVERMPAPKGDPAAPLKALVFDSKYDHYRGVVTYVRVKEGTIRKGQKVYFMKAGTSHEVLELGQFRPDMVPCDDLGPGQVGYIVSGIKVLGNVHVGDTVTDFHHRTPTALPGYEVPQQMVFCGMYPIDATDFERLREELQKMSLNDASFSFAPDTSEALGFGFRCGFLGMLHMEIIQQRLEEEANVDLIQTAPNVTYQLKLRGGEVVMVDNPQQVPDSGQIEEFGEPIAKVVFILPSDRIGPIMQLCADRRGVYITTEFLGPQRAQLIYELPLAEIVFDMYDKLKSITAGYGTMNYEVIGYRSADLVKMDILVKGEKVDALACIVHRTQAERRGRALCKKLKEEISRHQFEIPIQAALSARIIARETISAVRKDVTSKCYGGDISRKRKLLEKQKEGKKRMKQFGQVEIPQKAFLSVLDVAKEE
- a CDS encoding VOC family protein, yielding MPQTMVTPYLFFAGRCEEALEFYREAVGAKVGMVLRFSDSPEPPPPGVLQPGFESKVMHCSFSIGETCLMASDGCDDQTKFTGFSLSLSVPTEAEADRAFAALAEGGTVQMPLSQTFWSPRYGMLTDRYGVSWMVMVPGEC
- a CDS encoding VOC family protein; the protein is MAKSIATFLMFEGKAEEAMNFYVSLFEGSEVQAIERYGKEGPGAERSVKKADFLLGGHPMMCIDSPIPHAFKFTPSTSLFVECADEAEFDNTFAKLSEAGQILMPPGNYGFSQKFTWLNDRFGVSWQLTLQ
- the tyrS gene encoding tyrosine--tRNA ligase, which codes for MNFPPVEEQLAILRRGVDKIVPEEELAAKLTKSRETGQPLRIKYGIDPTGIDVHLGHTVPLRKLRQFQELGHQAVIIIGNYTAMVGDPSGRDQARAKKLSEADVEANARDYLTQVGKVVDISRAEVHRNGDWFAKMSFADILQLCGKITVAQLLTREDFAKRYANQSPIYLHECLYPMMQAWDSVVIRADVELGGTEQLYSFMLARDLQRDQNMPQQIGIMSPILVGIDGEQKMGKSLGNYIGISESPFDMMKKFMQIPDATMQIYYNLLTSISLEEVNAILAGHPKEAKVRLAKTVIAGYYSQELANEAAERWQREVGGGELPTDIPVVKLDLAALAAQLPQCQADLANGKLVAPQLLKAAGLVASTSDAMRLIAQGGVTIYEADQPTIVSDAKAAIELKTGMLVKAGKKKIARLEIV
- a CDS encoding CPBP family intramembrane glutamic endopeptidase, encoding MQGRALHDRGRPYSGIETVASKPWLRTFIRDNARAVASLMTLLPMIAEVPFRAAAMGALLALLAAGSVMVWYGLLQRWWSHQPLLEPEPGSRARWYSPASLGAVYLALLFTCMSLLPRISGGAATEASSPTLDSILTFAGIAVAIVVVLPSVLVRSGPSGRELGLTTERLTDQVRVGIKGYLAAVVPMAVSMAATLPFRGVENQHSLLKLLKTSPGLGTVLAIVVSAVVAAPLLEELLYRVILQGWLTSFLPAVIAIPVVAIVFCLVHGWRDGLALLPLAFILGYVFHRRHSYISVVVIHALFNATNLTLQLLSPDAQS
- the trxA gene encoding thioredoxin; this translates as MPASPYVVNVTRETFQQDIVQKSMEVPVVIDFWAPWCNPCQQLAPILEGLADEMGGKFILAKVNTDEQPEIAQAFRIESLPTVFAMIQGQPVDQFAGALTAEQVREWVSRLLPSPTQQLAQEAMALIESDPKGAESKFREALMLSPDEDSLKIMLARVVLSQGRLDECATIIEELEKRGFLEPEAERVKSELDVRRTAAESGGVDAARKAAEADPTNLTLQIHLAEAYAASQQHRKALELCLGIVQNDFGDARAEAKTTMVKIFDMLGPASELTGEFRRKLATALY